The Shewanella halotolerans region GGACCATGACCCTGTGGTGATCTCCCTGCTGCTGGAGCGTGAGACCATAGCGCCAGTCGCCAGTTTTAGTTATGAGCTCCAGGGCCGTACCCTGAGCCTGGTGAGCAGCGCCACGGATGAAGATGGTGAGATCGTCGATTATCAATGGGATCTCGGTAACGGTGAGACCGCCAGCGGCGAGCAACTAAGCTATCGCTACGCTAAGGCCGGTGAGTACCCAGTGACCCTGACGGCAACCGACAACGATGGTCTGAGCCATAGCGTGACCCAGGTGGTCAAGGTACAGGTGAAGCAGCAAAAGCCTGTTGCCGTTATCGAGCATCTGGATCTCTGGTTTATGGATCTGTTCATCTCGCTAAGCTATGACACTGACGGTGAGATAGTGTCGCAGTCGTGGAAGTTTAACAATGGCAGCAAGCAGACGGGCCCGGTTGCCATCAGCTTCGGTCACCGCGCCAGCAAGGTAAAGCTGACGGTTGAGGATAACGACGGCCTCAAGGGTAAGGCAAAGTTGAATTTTTAGTGTTTAGTTTGCGCCGATTGAAATGGCCACCTTAGGGTGGCCTTTTTTATGCTTAATTAATGTCTATATTTATGTAATCTAATGATTTTAATGGCTAAATAGCCGCATTGCTTTCAGCTAATAGCTAAAGGTTTGCATTGGGGCTGGGTTAGCTAAAAATGTTCTTAACAATAATCATTTCTATTATCATGCGGTTGGCGCTAACCCTTGTCAATAAAGGGCTAGCGCCATTTTGGCGCCTCTGGCTTGAACTACAATTAGGTGCGAATCCTAGGTGAGAGCAAAGTTATGGATAGCTATCAGAGACTTTTAGTGGTTGTTGATGAACACGATTTTAGTTTAAAGGCCGTTTCCCGTGCCGTGTATTTGGCCAGTAAAACCCATGCGGCAATCATAGTGATGATGTTAGAGCACAGCCATTTCGTCAATCGTCTGGTGGACACCTTCGAGGCCGATGCCAATGAGGTGCAGTCCCAACCCCTGACCAAGGAGCGTAAGCTGAGTTGCTTAAATGCCTTTATCAGTCAGGCCGCCCAATCGGGACTTTCCATCTCCAAGGCGTCTATCGCCTGTCATTGTAGCGACGATGTACTGCAGTTTTGCGACGATTTCAAGGTGGATGCGGTGATCTTGGCCGCCTCGCGCCATAAGCTATGGAACTGGCTGACCATCAAACCGTTGGATGTGCGGCTGATCCGCGAGTCTTCCCGCCCCGTGGTGGTGGTTAAGGACCACCTGTGGCAACCCGGCGGGCATATTCTCTCTCTGGTTGAGCCCTGTGCCGATGATGTCACCCACAGGGCGCTCAATGACGCCGTGCTGCAGACCTCGGAGCATTTCTCTCAGCTGTTGGCGGGGGATTGTCATCTGATCGATTGCTACTATGGTGAGACACCAAGCATCTCTTTCCACCAGGCGCTGGCGCCTGCCAATGATGAAAATTTCCATCTGCAGCAGATGTCCAACTACTCCAGTCGTTATCATCTGCAGCCAAAGGGGACCACGGTGAGCAATCATCATCTTCATCTGGCCAAGTCACTGCCGGAAGATGCTATCGAGTCCTTAGCCAAGGAGGTGGATTCTGAGCTGGTGATCGTCGGCGATACCGGCAATGGCAGCATGTTTTCTAACATGTGCGGCCATGTGGGGGAGCAGGTGATCGACAGGATCCAATGCGATCTCTTGGTCGTTAAGCCCCAAGGCGCTCACGCCATCTAGCCCTTGTATGTTTGAACGCGTCACTGCGAGAGTAGGTGGTTAGTCGCCACAGCAATAGGAATTAAGGATACAAATAAGCGACGCATCTAGCGTCGCTTATTGATTAGGGACTTATCACAGGTTGAATGAGAACTAGCAGACAGAGTTATGAACCGTGACTTCTTGACCCCTCAATTTTTACCCCATCTATTCTTTGCACTATTTATTTCTTGACCCATTTTCCTTGGGGAGTCTGAATATAATGGCCCTTGGCGGTAGCCGCTATCGCCTTCTCGGCGGCCAGCTTGGCCACATCATCTACGCTGATCTGGTTCTTGCGGGCGATCTTTTCGTAGTGCGCCTTGCGCTTGGCGTTGACCGACTTGGCCAGGGCGCTGGCTTCACTATTGTTGACCACCACACCTAGATAGCCGTTGACCTGTTCGCCCACTAATCCTTGCGCCTTGGCGTCTTGCAACGAGATGGCGAAGGCATTGAGGCTGAGAAGAAGTCCGGCCATGAGGAGGAGTATTTTGCTTTTCATTTGGATCACCTTATACCTTGATTAGAAGAGTTCATCGTTGTTGATCAGCTCATCGAGCTCTTTATCCACCTTAATCTTGATCTCATGTTCAATCTTAACGTTAAGGTTGATAACGATAGGCTTCTCAGGTGGCTCTATCTTGACCGTTGGCGTGCAGCCGCCCATGAGCAGCACGGCGGCCAGGCTCAGGGTTATCGTCGGCAAGGTTAGCAATTTCTTCACAGTGCTTCCTTAATCTGGTTGAAAATTCTATTGGCTATGGTCTTAGTGTAGATCCCTAAGATGACCATAGGCTGAACGTTTGGCTATGACTCTGACAGTTATGTCGCCTCTTGTACGGAACTAGTTGGCCATGGCCCGCTCGATTTCAGTCTGCAGTCTATCACCGATTTGTAAACTCTTGAGTAGCTGCAACATATTTTCTTCCTGAGCGTAGTTTAAATGGATAGGACGTTCAATATCTTTGGCCCGTCCCTTCACCTGAACTTTTAGCAGGGCATCGCCGTTGGGGGCCATGTCGAAACTGCTGGATAGCTGGGTGTAGTGCAGCTCCTCCAGGGCCGAGAAGGCGAAATCGAGATAGGGTTGCGACAGGCGCATCTGCAGCACGGCCGGATTGTCATCCACCTTGATGAGGCCACCGGGGGCCCGCGCCGCGAGCTGACCATTGGTGATGCTCACCTGACCATGTTCGAGCTGCACCGGCAGCACGCCGTCGAAGATGCCATCGGCATAGATGCCGGTTTGGGGCTGGGCGGCGAGCAGCTGCTCTAGATCAAGCCCCTGCAGCACCAGATAGGCGGAGGAGGGGGCGCCGAGGTTCAGGTTAAAGATAGGCAGTAAGATCTCGCCCCCCAAGGTGTTGGCCCTGGCATCGAGCTTCACATCGGCGCCGCTGAGCGCCAAGGCTGCACCTGTTTGAGCACCGAGTGCGGCTTCCATTTCGCCTTGGGTCAGATCTAATTTGAGCTTGGCGTGGGCGTTGATGTCGGTGATCAGCACCCCTGGATTGAAGGCGGCGACCTTGAGTGACAGCGGCTCACAAGCGAGCTTTGCCGTTTGAGAGCGAGGCGCTTTGACACCATCTAACTGGCATTGGCCGGTAAACTCTGCCTGCTCGAACGGCAGGGCGTTATAGCTACCCTCACTGAGCTTAACCTCTGGGGTCAAGGCAAAGGCAAAATCCATCTTATCGCCCCGCCAGTTGAGGCTATGCTGGCTGGTGAGATTGATATCGCCGATTAAGGGATTTTCTAGGCTTGTGCCTTGCATATGGGTTACACGCTTCATCAGCTCGTTGGCATCGCTTGCTAGCGTGAGTTCTCCGGTAAGACGGCTGGGCTTAAGGGAGTGAGTCAGCGCAAGATGATGCTCGCTGTAAAATGGCAGGCCATCCAGGTTCCACCGCTCTTCGGTCGCGAGTTGATAGCCTGGCGACGGATCTTTTACTAAGCCATCGTGCTCAGATTGGATCAAAATTATTGATGGCTCAGCTACAGGCCCTGAATAGGACTTAGTACCTGAACTGCCAGAAGTTTGCAGGGCACCTTGCCATTGCAGCGACTGACTCAGGCTGGTGCTGGGCAGTTTAAGCAGCGTCTTGCGGCGCAATTTATTGAGGCGAACACTCTCCTCGCTCACCTTGAGATTGGTCAGCTGGTAGTTCACCTCACTCAGCCAAGGGGAGGCTAACAGGGCATCTGGCGACAGTGATAACGTCGACTGTGATAGTGTCGCCGCGGCGCTTTCCGCTTCTTTGCCAGCCTTGGTGGCTCCTGGCGTTAGCGCTATGCTCTGGGTGGCAAGGCTTAACTCATCCAGATTGACCCGAGTGGTTCTTACTTGAGTTGTTTTAACTTGAGTGGTTTTAACCTGAGCTTGAGCCTGTTCTTGGCCCTTTCCCTGAACGGCTTTTTGCTCGCTGGCGGCCAGCTTAATAACCTTTAACCCGACGGGGGGGATCACCAGAGCTTGCGCATCGAGGCGCAGTGGCTGCGCGGCTTCGAGTACAAATTCACTCGCGGTAAGTTCGCGCTCCAGCGGCTTTGCTGCCCTCTCTATTTTTGAGGTGTCTGCCATTGTGGCCTCTGGCAGCCTCAGATGAGGGGAGTGAGTGACACTCCTAAAGCTCGTTAGCTCGGCCACAAGCGGTTTGTCTGGGCTAAAGGTAAAATGACCTGCGCCAAAACTCGTGCGAGTCTGCTCGCTGGTTAGCTGTGCTTTTGGCTCTTTGTTAGCCATCTCCTGCATCGCTGGCCAGCTTAGATGATGTCCATCGATCGCGACTTTTAGCCCTTGCCAGTCGAGGTTTAGCTTAAGTTCTGGCCCGGTGTTTAGGCTGAAATTAAGAGGCGCCGGAATTTCTGTGGTGATCCTGCGCGCGCCCACCTTAAGGTCTCTCTGATTAAATTCGGGTTGCGCTAGGTTCAGCTCGCCCGCCAGGGTGAGATTAATAGATCTATTTCCCGGCAAATCATCTGTCGCATCTGCTTGTCTGGCATCCAGCTCGCCTTCTAGCTGTAGATTGGCTTTGGCAAGATTGAGGCGATTGTCTATGGGCGTTTCAATACCTATTTGCGTGTCATCATTAGCTTCTGTTTCGCAGCTGACAATCGTCTGTGGATAGGGGGGCAGGGTTAGACACAGCGGCTGTTTAAGCTCTGCATCAAGTTGCCAGTTACCGGTGAGCAGCCAGGCTGAAGTTGGCTTCGATTCAGGATTTTTTTCCAGCCTAGCCTTTTCAAGCTTGGCTGATAGCACTAATCCCTGAGTTTCAATCTTGGCGGTGAGAGCTCCTAGCTTCAAGTCTGCATCTTGGAGCGAAAAATCGAGCGCATCTTCACCATTCATCTCTTGGCCAAGCTCCAGGGAGAGCTTGGTGGTTTGTTGACCGGCTGAGCGCTTATCATGTGCCTGCTTATCATGAGCCTTCTTATCATGTGCTTGCTCATCTAGAGATTGAGCCTCAAGCGCCGTGAGTAGGGCGGTGACCAGCTCAGATTCACCTGCCAGTTCTCCAAGCTGCCTCAGCGATGTGTTGCTGGTGACCAAAGTTGGCGACAGCGTTAAATGCAGATCGTTAAGGGGGCCATTCAGTTCAAGTATCATGCTCTGACTGGACTGAGCCTGATTGGATTGTGCATGACTTAATTGAGTTTGACGGGACTGACTGATATTCGTGCCGTCTTGTTTGGCATGTCCCAGGCCCGTCACTGCAATGCTTAGCTCTGGCGATAGCGGCTGACCACCAAGCCGTTTCAGCTTGATGTTAAGCCCATCAAATTCATGGCTTGAGTGAAGTTCTCCCTTGATAAGGTCTAACTCGCCGCGGGAGTTGAGGCTGCCGCTTAGGGAAAAAATTTCGGTTAAACGCTCATTAACATCATGCAGGGCCGTGACTAATGCAGGTGCCTTTGAAAGGCTTGTAGCCGGTGCCTCTGAAACGCCAGACGCCTCTGAAACATTAGATGCCTGTTGCTTAGCTGACGTGTCTGGATCTTGTTCACTTGGGGCGGCGGTCGAGGTGAGCATGCTGAGCTCGCCGATGAGGCGGCCAAGGGGCTCGAATTCGAGCCTACTCTCGAGTTGCCAGCGGGTCTTCTCGAGTGTCGCCGCAAGGCTCAGCAGGGGTGCCTGATAGAAGCTGAGGGCGCCGGTAAGCTGACCTTGATTATCCAGGTTAAGATAATCCAGCTTGAGGCCCAGGGGTTGTATCTTTGAGGCGCTAGCTTGTTTGGCTAACAGGTTGAAGCTGACTTCGCCCAAGGCGATCTGCGGAAGGGCGCCCAGGTTGAGGGCACTGCTGGCGCCTGATGCTTGCTCACGACCTAGATTATCGAAATAGTCCTGGCTCAGTGATACCTCGGCGCGGCGCACCGAAAGCGAGTCTATCTGGGTGAGACCCATTGGCGCCGATTGCCAGTCTTCGGCGAGTGTGAGCTCAAGATCGTCGAGTCTCACCAGGTTGCTATCGACCTTAAGCAGCGCCATGGGCAGCTTGAGCGCCATCAGATCGTTGGTGCTTAAGCGCAGACTTTCTATGCTAATGCCAGCATCAGCCAGATAGGGATTAGCGAGACGTTTAACCAGGTATTCCAATTGACTCGCCACTAGCACGAAGAGCAGCAATAGCAGCAGGGACAGCGCCATTGCGCCGGCTATCCATTTTATGCTGCGGGAGGTAAAAAAACGTCGCGACATCTGTCCCTGTCTCTGATTATTTAGCGAAAGTTGCTAGCGCTGGTTACTTAAGGTCTCAATGATTGAAACTAACCTTTTCATTTTAGCGCTCTCGCCACTAAAACCTATGCAGTAAAACCTATTACCACCAGTAAAACCTTTGATCAATAGGAGAGAGCGGCTTCTATGTATCGCTAGTTTACCGGGCTAAAGAGGGCACCTTATTCACCTGGTGCCCAGAAACTCAAGTTTAGCCCTGAGGTTGCCAGCGGATATGAGTGCTCAGGGTATGAGACTCACCCGGCGCCAGCTCGACCCTATCTTCCAATACATTGGCGGCCTCAAGGCAGACCATGGTGAGATAATCCTGATCATTAAAGCGCGACAGACGCTTAGATTTCTCTATCCAAGGATTCCACAGCACCGCCGATCGGCTGTTATCGCGGCGCACCTCTATGATCCCCTGTGGGGTATGCAGTAGCTGGCAGTCGCCAAGCTGGGTGTAGACACGGTCGGTTTCCCGGTCAAATAACACTTTCTCTCCCTCCTGCTCGAAGGGGCCTTCACCAAATTCGATATAGCGGGCATCGCTAAAGCCACTGGCCTTAAGCTGATGAATATCTTCGATAGGGAAGTAGGTGTGCAGCGCCTGGGTCAGATTGAACGGGGTATCACCCAAGTTGGTGTTGATCAGGCTGACGCTTAGGCTATCGCTTAAGGTAAAGATGAGCTCGACTCGGCTTGGATGCGCCCAGTACTGCCTGTCTTCATCGCTTATGGTCAGGCTAAACTTGAGCTCCACCACCTGATCCTGCATCTGCACCGAATCTAGATTCCATAGACGGGTACGGGCAAAACCGTGTTGCGGCCACTGAGGGTTCTCATGCATGCCAAACCAGGGCCAGCAGACAGGGATACCGCCCCGGATGCCGCTACCCGGCTGATAGTCGTCGGCGCTCGATACCCAGAGCAGCGGGGCTTGCCCCTTAGGCTGAAACCTGTCTATCTGGGCGCCTTGCATGAAGATGCGTGCCTGACAGAGATCGGTATCGACCTCGACATATTCGAGTCCCTGGGGATGTTTTTTTACGGTTACAGAACCCATAAATGCTCCTCACGAGTTAAGCCGGGTTGATCATTTAGCTGATGACCTAGCTTACAGAGTTTTCGTTGTAAGCTGTAGTATGACCTTGATTGTTTTTAAGCTTTTCGACGCTCGAAATAAAACAGCCGAGTATAAGGGCTGTATTTTTGAGCAGATTTGGGTAAAGTGGTCGGAGCACTATAGTTGAGCGAGCGCTAATGTCCCGGCTAGCGCCTGTTCGTTTTGGGTTTCGACAATAGAAGGAATAAGGAATGCCAATCTATCAAGCTCCACTGCGCGACTATCAGTTTATTCTCTCCGAGCTACTTAACATCTATGGGCGCGATGACCTTCAGGGATTCGATGAGATCGACGCCGAGCTGACTGACGCCATTCTTCAAGGGGTCGCCGACTTCACCACAGAGATCATGCTGCCGCTCAACAGCCAGGGCGATACCCAGGGTTGCCAGCTGGTGGACGGTCAGGTGCGCACCCCCGAAGGCTTTAAGGACGCCTATCAGCAATACGTGGATAACGGTTGGGCGACACTCACCAGCGACCCAGAATATGGCGGTCAGGGTCTTCCCGAATGTATCGGGGTGTTTGCCACTGAAATGAAGACGGCGACCAACATGGCCTTTGCCATGTATCCAGGCTTAACCCACGGCGCCTATGCGGCGATCCATGCCCATGGCAGCGACGCGCTCAAGGCCAAGTACCTCGAGAAGCTGGTCTCGGGCGAGTGGACCGGCACCATGAACCTGACAGAGGCCCATGCGGGCACGGATCTGGCGCTGCTGCGCACCAAGGCTAAGCCGGTGGGCGAAGACACCTATGCCATTAGCGGCGAGAAGATCTTCATCTCATCCGGCGATCACGATCTGGCCGACAACATAGTGCACCTGGTGCTGGCGCGTTTGCCCGATGCGCCCGATGGCGTGAAGGGGATCTCCCTGTTTGCCGTGCCCAAATATCTGGTGAATGACGATGGCAGCTTAGGTTGCCGCAATGGCGTCGAGGCCAGTGCCCTAGAGCATAAGATGGGGATCCACGGTAACTCTACCTGCGTCATGGTGTTCGACGGCGCCATCGGTGAGCTGGTGGGTGAACCCCATCAGGGCCTGAGGGCCATGTTTACCATGATGAATGAGGCGAGACTCGGCGTGGGCGTGCAGGGGCTCGGGGTCTCTGAGATCGCTTATCAAAATGCCCTGAGTTACGCCAGAGAGCGCCTGCAGGGGCGCGCCTTAAGCGGCGTTAAGGCGAGTGAATCGCCGGC contains the following coding sequences:
- a CDS encoding universal stress protein, which codes for MDSYQRLLVVVDEHDFSLKAVSRAVYLASKTHAAIIVMMLEHSHFVNRLVDTFEADANEVQSQPLTKERKLSCLNAFISQAAQSGLSISKASIACHCSDDVLQFCDDFKVDAVILAASRHKLWNWLTIKPLDVRLIRESSRPVVVVKDHLWQPGGHILSLVEPCADDVTHRALNDAVLQTSEHFSQLLAGDCHLIDCYYGETPSISFHQALAPANDENFHLQQMSNYSSRYHLQPKGTTVSNHHLHLAKSLPEDAIESLAKEVDSELVIVGDTGNGSMFSNMCGHVGEQVIDRIQCDLLVVKPQGAHAI
- a CDS encoding YdbL family protein; protein product: MKSKILLLMAGLLLSLNAFAISLQDAKAQGLVGEQVNGYLGVVVNNSEASALAKSVNAKRKAHYEKIARKNQISVDDVAKLAAEKAIAATAKGHYIQTPQGKWVKK
- a CDS encoding YnbE family lipoprotein, whose product is MGGCTPTVKIEPPEKPIVINLNVKIEHEIKIKVDKELDELINNDELF
- a CDS encoding YdbH domain-containing protein, with translation MSRRFFTSRSIKWIAGAMALSLLLLLLFVLVASQLEYLVKRLANPYLADAGISIESLRLSTNDLMALKLPMALLKVDSNLVRLDDLELTLAEDWQSAPMGLTQIDSLSVRRAEVSLSQDYFDNLGREQASGASSALNLGALPQIALGEVSFNLLAKQASASKIQPLGLKLDYLNLDNQGQLTGALSFYQAPLLSLAATLEKTRWQLESRLEFEPLGRLIGELSMLTSTAAPSEQDPDTSAKQQASNVSEASGVSEAPATSLSKAPALVTALHDVNERLTEIFSLSGSLNSRGELDLIKGELHSSHEFDGLNIKLKRLGGQPLSPELSIAVTGLGHAKQDGTNISQSRQTQLSHAQSNQAQSSQSMILELNGPLNDLHLTLSPTLVTSNTSLRQLGELAGESELVTALLTALEAQSLDEQAHDKKAHDKQAHDKRSAGQQTTKLSLELGQEMNGEDALDFSLQDADLKLGALTAKIETQGLVLSAKLEKARLEKNPESKPTSAWLLTGNWQLDAELKQPLCLTLPPYPQTIVSCETEANDDTQIGIETPIDNRLNLAKANLQLEGELDARQADATDDLPGNRSINLTLAGELNLAQPEFNQRDLKVGARRITTEIPAPLNFSLNTGPELKLNLDWQGLKVAIDGHHLSWPAMQEMANKEPKAQLTSEQTRTSFGAGHFTFSPDKPLVAELTSFRSVTHSPHLRLPEATMADTSKIERAAKPLERELTASEFVLEAAQPLRLDAQALVIPPVGLKVIKLAASEQKAVQGKGQEQAQAQVKTTQVKTTQVRTTRVNLDELSLATQSIALTPGATKAGKEAESAAATLSQSTLSLSPDALLASPWLSEVNYQLTNLKVSEESVRLNKLRRKTLLKLPSTSLSQSLQWQGALQTSGSSGTKSYSGPVAEPSIILIQSEHDGLVKDPSPGYQLATEERWNLDGLPFYSEHHLALTHSLKPSRLTGELTLASDANELMKRVTHMQGTSLENPLIGDINLTSQHSLNWRGDKMDFAFALTPEVKLSEGSYNALPFEQAEFTGQCQLDGVKAPRSQTAKLACEPLSLKVAAFNPGVLITDINAHAKLKLDLTQGEMEAALGAQTGAALALSGADVKLDARANTLGGEILLPIFNLNLGAPSSAYLVLQGLDLEQLLAAQPQTGIYADGIFDGVLPVQLEHGQVSITNGQLAARAPGGLIKVDDNPAVLQMRLSQPYLDFAFSALEELHYTQLSSSFDMAPNGDALLKVQVKGRAKDIERPIHLNYAQEENMLQLLKSLQIGDRLQTEIERAMAN
- a CDS encoding D-hexose-6-phosphate mutarotase, with the translated sequence MGSVTVKKHPQGLEYVEVDTDLCQARIFMQGAQIDRFQPKGQAPLLWVSSADDYQPGSGIRGGIPVCWPWFGMHENPQWPQHGFARTRLWNLDSVQMQDQVVELKFSLTISDEDRQYWAHPSRVELIFTLSDSLSVSLINTNLGDTPFNLTQALHTYFPIEDIHQLKASGFSDARYIEFGEGPFEQEGEKVLFDRETDRVYTQLGDCQLLHTPQGIIEVRRDNSRSAVLWNPWIEKSKRLSRFNDQDYLTMVCLEAANVLEDRVELAPGESHTLSTHIRWQPQG
- a CDS encoding acyl-CoA dehydrogenase C-terminal domain-containing protein, with the protein product MPIYQAPLRDYQFILSELLNIYGRDDLQGFDEIDAELTDAILQGVADFTTEIMLPLNSQGDTQGCQLVDGQVRTPEGFKDAYQQYVDNGWATLTSDPEYGGQGLPECIGVFATEMKTATNMAFAMYPGLTHGAYAAIHAHGSDALKAKYLEKLVSGEWTGTMNLTEAHAGTDLALLRTKAKPVGEDTYAISGEKIFISSGDHDLADNIVHLVLARLPDAPDGVKGISLFAVPKYLVNDDGSLGCRNGVEASALEHKMGIHGNSTCVMVFDGAIGELVGEPHQGLRAMFTMMNEARLGVGVQGLGVSEIAYQNALSYARERLQGRALSGVKASESPADPILVHGDVRRMLMAQKAFNQGARALMGQQALWLDESHRHQDKAKATIAAKLAALFTPVVKGFVTDQGFKACVDAQQVYGGHGYIHEWGMEQFVRDSRIAMIYEGTNGVQALDLVGRKLLADKGEALGLWSEMVKPFLAKYLEDESLKPYLMPLMEATTDLEKATQYIVANGVKNPDIIGAASMGYLQILGIAALGWMWARMAVKAHQAMAAGEEEAFYANKLVTAKFYMSYWAPQTRSIRYQMERSCELLTQLQDSDFD